A genomic window from Streptomyces sp. NBC_00234 includes:
- a CDS encoding TerD family protein encodes MSTPNKDIDKVEVRLKWDPSATGEPAHDLDIIAATYTTDDPHGRPVYLVHFDSRSPDGTITLNRDSRTGQGLGFDEVMTIELDRLAATYARVIVGVAIQQRDGRKTFGEIQRTGVQIREGYTNLSESDFSEVSAATAAVVAEFTRDSSGVWAFHPNVRGFDGDPDEFATVMGSRIQGP; translated from the coding sequence ATGAGCACTCCCAATAAGGACATCGACAAGGTTGAGGTGAGGCTCAAGTGGGATCCCAGCGCGACCGGCGAGCCGGCTCATGACCTGGACATCATCGCGGCCACGTACACCACGGACGATCCCCACGGACGCCCCGTCTACCTGGTGCACTTCGACAGCCGCTCGCCGGACGGCACGATCACTCTCAACCGCGACAGCAGGACGGGCCAGGGTCTCGGGTTCGACGAGGTCATGACGATCGAACTCGACCGGCTGGCCGCGACCTACGCACGCGTGATCGTCGGCGTCGCCATCCAGCAGCGCGACGGCCGGAAGACCTTCGGGGAGATACAACGCACCGGCGTGCAGATCCGCGAGGGGTACACGAACCTCTCGGAGAGCGACTTCTCGGAGGTCTCGGCCGCCACCGCGGCGGTCGTCGCGGAATTCACCCGGGACAGCTCGGGCGTCTGGGCGTTCCATCCGAACGTACGCGGATTCGACGGTGATCCCGACGAGTTCGCCACGGTCATGGGAAGCCGCATCCAGGGCCCCTGA
- a CDS encoding YdbC family protein: MLVKWIRCTVVDRHGFERGQRKWAGLLGEPGFRGQSGGWSRERPDVAHVFAFWENRVFYDSFMARGHDRLAASQSGMYRDMQVKLFEYRFDVKTGFEPHFTDADVVRVAHSRVHEDRVEHFALMQRTVWNPAMAGSPGMLRGMFGEAPGQEFLVLSMWQSSAERGKYRPQGVERLSDRAQTETDVAELTGDVVELQPPWTV; the protein is encoded by the coding sequence GTGCTGGTCAAGTGGATTCGCTGCACCGTCGTGGACCGTCATGGGTTCGAGCGGGGTCAGCGAAAGTGGGCGGGGCTGCTGGGTGAGCCGGGGTTCAGAGGTCAGAGCGGAGGATGGAGCCGGGAGCGTCCGGATGTGGCTCACGTCTTCGCGTTCTGGGAGAACCGCGTCTTCTACGACTCCTTCATGGCACGGGGGCACGACCGGCTGGCGGCGTCGCAGTCCGGCATGTACCGGGACATGCAGGTGAAGCTCTTCGAGTACCGGTTCGACGTGAAGACCGGATTCGAACCGCACTTCACCGACGCGGATGTCGTGCGGGTGGCGCACAGCCGGGTGCACGAGGACCGCGTGGAGCACTTCGCGCTCATGCAGCGGACGGTGTGGAATCCGGCGATGGCCGGATCGCCCGGAATGCTGCGCGGGATGTTCGGCGAAGCGCCGGGGCAGGAGTTCCTGGTGCTCTCGATGTGGCAGTCGAGCGCCGAGCGGGGCAAATACCGGCCGCAGGGGGTGGAACGCCTCTCGGACCGGGCGCAGACCGAGACGGACGTCGCGGAGCTGACCGGGGACGTGGTGGAGCTCCAGCCGCCCTGGACGGTGTGA
- a CDS encoding histidine phosphatase family protein produces MARPQRIVLVRHGESEGNADDTVYEREPDHALRLTATGLRQARETGARLRELFEGERVSVYVSPYRRTHETFRSFGLDLDKVRVREEPRLREQDWGNWQDHDDVRLQKANRDAYGHFFYRFAQGESGADVYDRVGAFLESLYRSFEDPGHPENVLLVTHGLTMRLFCMRWFHWSVAEFESLSNPGNAETRTLLLGEDGRYVLDRPFERWRTPEPYGITG; encoded by the coding sequence ATGGCACGACCGCAGCGCATTGTTCTCGTCCGGCACGGTGAGTCCGAAGGCAATGCCGACGACACGGTGTACGAGCGGGAGCCCGACCACGCGCTGAGGCTCACGGCGACCGGGCTGCGGCAGGCCAGGGAGACGGGCGCCCGGCTGCGCGAGCTGTTCGAGGGCGAACGGGTCAGCGTCTACGTCTCGCCCTACCGCCGGACGCACGAGACGTTCAGGTCGTTCGGTCTCGACCTGGACAAGGTGCGGGTGCGGGAGGAGCCCAGGCTGCGTGAGCAGGACTGGGGGAACTGGCAGGACCACGACGACGTACGCCTGCAGAAGGCGAACCGCGACGCGTACGGGCATTTCTTCTACCGCTTCGCCCAGGGCGAGTCCGGTGCCGATGTGTACGACCGGGTCGGCGCCTTCCTGGAGAGCCTGTACCGCAGCTTCGAGGATCCCGGGCATCCGGAGAACGTCCTGCTGGTCACGCACGGGCTGACCATGCGCTTGTTCTGCATGCGCTGGTTCCACTGGTCGGTGGCGGAGTTCGAGTCGCTGTCCAACCCGGGCAACGCGGAAACCAGGACCCTGCTGCTGGGGGAGGACGGCCGCTACGTGCTTGACCGGCCGTTCGAGCGCTGGCGCACCCCTGAGCCGTACGGCATCACCGGATAG
- a CDS encoding ADP-ribosylglycohydrolase family protein, translated as MTADSASDRRFERALASLRGLSVGDALGSQFFVPVNYPLLQRRALPPGPWQWTDDTEMASSVLSVLAAHGRIDQDALAHSFAEHHDFDRGYGPAVNRLLRLVREGGDWRELASALFNGQGSWGNGSAMRIAPLGAWYADDPEQATHQAEISSYTTHQHREAVVGAMAVAAAASLAAAPGGPPTPGDLLDGVIDLVPRSAVGAGLRRARDMLDYRDAGTVAAVLGNGRRTSAHDTVPFALWSAARSLGDFEQAFWVTAQAGGDVDTTCAIVGGVVSASTAGAPPADWLAQTEEPPHWLAVAHA; from the coding sequence ATGACCGCTGATTCTGCTTCCGACCGGCGCTTCGAACGCGCCCTGGCCAGCCTGCGTGGGCTCTCCGTCGGAGATGCGCTGGGCTCCCAGTTCTTCGTCCCTGTCAACTATCCGCTGCTCCAACGGCGCGCGCTGCCGCCCGGCCCGTGGCAGTGGACCGACGACACCGAGATGGCTTCCTCCGTACTGTCCGTGCTCGCCGCGCACGGCCGTATCGACCAGGACGCGCTCGCTCACTCCTTCGCCGAGCACCACGATTTCGACCGGGGATACGGTCCTGCCGTGAACCGGCTGCTCCGACTGGTCCGGGAGGGCGGGGACTGGCGCGAGCTGGCGTCCGCGCTCTTCAACGGCCAGGGCTCCTGGGGCAACGGGTCGGCCATGCGTATCGCGCCGCTCGGCGCCTGGTACGCGGACGACCCGGAGCAGGCCACTCACCAGGCCGAGATCTCCTCGTACACGACGCATCAGCACCGTGAGGCCGTCGTGGGCGCGATGGCGGTCGCCGCCGCGGCCTCGCTGGCCGCCGCACCCGGGGGCCCGCCGACGCCCGGCGATCTTCTCGACGGTGTCATCGACCTGGTCCCGCGCAGTGCGGTCGGGGCCGGACTGCGCCGGGCACGGGACATGCTCGACTACCGGGACGCCGGGACGGTCGCGGCCGTCCTCGGCAACGGGCGCCGCACGAGTGCGCACGACACCGTGCCGTTCGCCCTGTGGTCGGCGGCGCGCAGCCTCGGGGACTTCGAGCAGGCGTTCTGGGTGACGGCCCAGGCGGGCGGTGACGTGGACACGACCTGCGCCATCGTCGGAGGCGTGGTCTCGGCGAGCACGGCGGGGGCACCGCCGGCCGACTGGCTGGCACAGACGGAGGAGCCGCCGCACTGGCTCGCCGTGGCGCACGCCTGA
- a CDS encoding DUF4153 domain-containing protein, producing MSDQPSEASDVPEDRAAAEPHAPGPEKGAEPGAGPGESVAAAPGPAGAHPVTEKAAAAPVTASTKQPAAPEPPVPGQRQQQTNPWQQTARPPGALPRLRTTPPTSIPAATIWSVLATALLSAILLGDGLGPNLLIVAVPASLAAFFAARAAGRRPRPWTLTWAVGGVALLAVPALRDAGWPTFLAMVSALALGSLALHGSRRWLGIFLGSLGLLGSAAPGLRWGWQGMRSQAEASRARWGTVVRTTVVAVVLLLVFGTLFAGADAAFADLLGDLIPDVSIGEGPWRVFLFLLGLVGALAAAYAAAAPTRWDKVTIPPGPARGRVEWALPLIVLNLLFAAFIALQLAVLFGGYDKVLEETDLSYSEYARQGFWQLLWATLLTLLVIALALRWAPRGGARDRTLVRGVLGALCVLTLVVVASALRRMDLYVDAYGLTRLRISVAAMELWLGVVIVLIIAAGVFGARLLPRAVAVSAAVGVLAFGLVSPDGLIAEQNVQRYEDAKSTDHAKSIDIDYLRTLSADAVPALDRLPEPLRSCALGRIERNLDDADEPWYASSWGRARARDILEERSALPRANECDRSGRYGTGGERGEIEGEFYDPYDPY from the coding sequence ATGTCCGACCAACCGTCCGAGGCGAGCGATGTGCCCGAAGACCGCGCCGCCGCCGAGCCCCACGCACCGGGCCCGGAGAAGGGCGCTGAACCGGGTGCGGGCCCGGGCGAATCCGTAGCTGCCGCGCCCGGCCCGGCCGGGGCGCACCCGGTGACGGAGAAGGCCGCCGCAGCGCCGGTGACCGCAAGCACGAAGCAGCCCGCCGCCCCCGAACCCCCGGTACCCGGTCAGCGGCAGCAGCAGACCAACCCGTGGCAGCAGACCGCACGCCCCCCGGGCGCGCTGCCCCGGCTGCGTACGACACCCCCGACCTCCATACCGGCTGCCACGATCTGGTCCGTCCTCGCCACCGCACTCCTCAGCGCGATCCTGCTGGGTGACGGCCTGGGACCGAACCTCCTGATCGTGGCCGTGCCGGCATCCCTCGCGGCCTTCTTCGCCGCACGCGCCGCGGGCCGGCGACCGCGCCCCTGGACACTCACCTGGGCGGTCGGGGGAGTGGCGCTCCTCGCGGTGCCCGCGCTCCGGGACGCCGGCTGGCCGACCTTCCTCGCCATGGTGTCCGCGCTCGCGCTGGGATCCCTGGCGCTCCACGGCAGCCGCAGATGGCTGGGTATCTTCCTCGGTTCGCTGGGACTGCTCGGCTCGGCGGCACCCGGCCTGCGATGGGGCTGGCAGGGCATGCGGTCCCAGGCGGAGGCATCACGTGCCCGCTGGGGCACGGTCGTCCGTACGACCGTGGTGGCCGTCGTCCTTCTCCTCGTGTTCGGCACGCTCTTCGCGGGAGCCGACGCGGCCTTCGCGGATCTGCTGGGCGACCTCATTCCCGATGTGTCGATCGGGGAGGGCCCCTGGCGGGTCTTCCTCTTCCTGCTGGGACTCGTGGGCGCGCTGGCCGCCGCGTACGCCGCTGCCGCCCCGACCCGCTGGGACAAGGTCACCATCCCGCCCGGGCCGGCCCGCGGAAGGGTGGAATGGGCCCTTCCGCTCATCGTTCTCAACCTGCTCTTCGCGGCGTTCATCGCGCTCCAGCTCGCCGTCCTGTTCGGCGGCTACGACAAGGTGCTGGAGGAGACCGACCTCTCGTACTCCGAGTACGCGCGTCAGGGATTCTGGCAGCTGCTGTGGGCCACCCTGCTCACCCTCCTCGTGATCGCCCTCGCCCTGCGCTGGGCGCCGCGCGGCGGGGCCCGCGACCGGACGCTGGTACGCGGAGTGCTCGGCGCCCTGTGCGTGCTCACGCTCGTGGTCGTCGCCTCGGCGCTGCGCCGCATGGACCTGTACGTGGACGCTTACGGGCTGACCAGGCTGCGGATCTCCGTCGCCGCCATGGAACTCTGGCTCGGTGTGGTGATCGTCCTGATCATCGCCGCGGGTGTGTTCGGAGCGCGGCTGCTGCCGCGGGCCGTTGCCGTGAGCGCTGCCGTCGGTGTTCTCGCGTTCGGTCTGGTCTCGCCCGACGGGCTGATCGCGGAGCAGAACGTTCAGCGGTACGAGGACGCCAAGTCCACCGACCACGCCAAGTCCATCGACATCGACTACCTCAGGACGCTCTCGGCCGATGCCGTACCGGCGCTGGACAGGCTGCCGGAGCCACTGCGTTCCTGCGCGCTGGGCAGGATCGAGCGCAATCTCGACGACGCGGACGAGCCCTGGTACGCCTCCAGCTGGGGGAGGGCCCGGGCCCGCGACATCCTGGAGGAGCGCAGCGCGCTGCCCCGTGCGAACGAGTGCGACAGGTCGGGCCGGTACGGAACGGGCGGCGAACGGGGCGAGATCGAGGGGGAGTTCTACGACCCCTACGATCCGTACTGA
- a CDS encoding MFS transporter, which yields MTTSQLEKQGNPGAARREGRPGIALTVIAACQLMVVLDATIVNIALPHIQDALSFSTTDLSWVLSAYTLTFGGLLLLGGRAGDILGRRRVFMTGIIVFTLASLLGGLAQEPWQLLAARALQGVGGAIASPTSLALITTTFREGPERNRAFGVFAAVSAGGGAIGLLTGGMLTEWLDWRWVFFVNVPIGVLIAALAPVYINESEKHPGRFDIAGALTSTAGMASLVYGFIRASEEGWRDTLTVSSFGAAVVLLAAFVLIESRAKEPITPLRMFADRNRSGTYMIMLSLAAAMFGMFFFIVLFVQNVLDYSPIEAGLAFLPVTVAIITGAGLSQRLLPVLGPKPFMVTGSTITGLGLFWQTLISPDSSYVSGVLGPMLLFGFGMGLNFVTLTLTAVSGVAPHEAGAASSLLNASQQVGGSLGLSILVTVFGTASRNEAEKQIPAFMAQATPEQQAEFARTHELPGTWGNEVLTQGISTAFTAAVAMAAVALLTATLVIRVRKSDLEALSGKSAAAGPAA from the coding sequence GTGACCACCTCTCAGTTAGAAAAACAGGGCAACCCGGGCGCGGCCCGCCGGGAGGGGCGCCCGGGGATCGCACTGACCGTCATTGCCGCATGTCAGCTGATGGTCGTGCTCGATGCCACCATCGTCAACATTGCGCTTCCCCATATTCAGGACGCGCTCAGCTTCTCGACGACCGATCTCTCCTGGGTTCTGAGCGCCTACACGCTCACCTTCGGCGGTCTGCTGCTGCTCGGCGGCAGGGCCGGCGACATCCTGGGGCGCCGCCGGGTCTTCATGACCGGGATCATCGTCTTCACTCTCGCCTCGCTTCTGGGCGGACTCGCCCAGGAACCCTGGCAGTTGCTGGCCGCCCGGGCACTGCAGGGGGTCGGCGGCGCCATCGCGTCACCGACCTCGCTGGCGCTGATCACCACCACGTTCCGCGAAGGGCCTGAGCGCAACCGGGCGTTCGGGGTGTTCGCCGCGGTGTCCGCGGGTGGTGGCGCCATCGGGCTCCTGACCGGCGGCATGCTCACCGAGTGGCTGGACTGGCGCTGGGTCTTCTTCGTCAACGTACCGATCGGTGTACTGATCGCGGCCCTCGCGCCGGTCTACATCAACGAGTCGGAGAAGCACCCGGGCCGCTTCGACATCGCCGGGGCGCTGACCTCGACGGCCGGTATGGCCTCGCTCGTGTACGGGTTCATCCGTGCCTCGGAGGAGGGCTGGCGCGACACGCTCACGGTGTCGTCCTTCGGTGCGGCGGTCGTGCTGCTCGCCGCCTTCGTCCTCATCGAGTCACGCGCGAAGGAACCGATCACCCCGCTGCGGATGTTCGCCGACCGCAACCGTTCGGGAACCTACATGATCATGCTCAGCCTGGCCGCGGCCATGTTCGGCATGTTCTTCTTCATCGTGCTGTTCGTCCAGAACGTCCTGGACTACAGCCCGATCGAGGCCGGCCTCGCGTTCCTGCCGGTGACCGTCGCGATCATCACGGGCGCCGGGCTCTCCCAGCGTCTGCTGCCGGTGCTCGGCCCCAAGCCGTTCATGGTCACCGGTTCGACCATCACCGGGCTCGGCCTCTTCTGGCAGACCCTCATCTCGCCGGACAGCTCCTACGTGAGCGGCGTGCTCGGCCCCATGCTGCTGTTCGGCTTCGGCATGGGACTGAACTTCGTCACGCTGACGCTGACCGCCGTCTCCGGCGTCGCGCCGCACGAGGCCGGGGCGGCGTCCAGCCTGCTCAACGCGAGCCAGCAGGTGGGCGGTTCTCTCGGCCTCTCCATCCTGGTCACCGTGTTCGGCACGGCCAGCCGCAACGAGGCGGAGAAGCAGATCCCCGCGTTCATGGCGCAGGCGACACCGGAGCAGCAGGCGGAGTTCGCCAGAACCCACGAACTCCCCGGAACGTGGGGCAACGAGGTACTCACCCAGGGCATCTCCACGGCGTTCACCGCGGCCGTCGCCATGGCCGCCGTCGCCCTGCTCACCGCGACCCTGGTCATCCGGGTGCGCAAGAGCGACCTGGAGGCACTGAGCGGAAAGTCCGCGGCGGCCGGTCCGGCCGCCTAG
- a CDS encoding TetR/AcrR family transcriptional regulator, which produces MATSRPAAAARSRPVSLRRRGPVLERAILDAALEQLGTVGWNGLTMEGVAAGAQTGKAAVYRRWPSKEDLVADALRAGLPPLDEARDCGGVREDLYEVCRRLRDAMLSGPGVALRSVLHECDVRAADRFHGVIMNGVIGPSTELFREVVSRGVGRGEVRPEAANDMTFDVIPAMMMYRTKVCGSEWPDEEIARMIDTVMMPILRSGHR; this is translated from the coding sequence ATGGCTACTTCGCGCCCGGCTGCCGCCGCACGTTCCCGCCCGGTGTCCCTGCGGCGCCGCGGCCCCGTTCTGGAACGGGCGATCCTCGACGCCGCCCTCGAACAACTCGGCACGGTCGGCTGGAACGGGCTGACGATGGAGGGTGTGGCGGCCGGCGCCCAGACCGGCAAGGCCGCCGTGTACCGCCGATGGCCCTCCAAGGAGGATCTGGTCGCGGACGCCCTGCGTGCGGGACTGCCGCCGCTGGACGAGGCCCGCGACTGCGGCGGGGTGCGCGAGGACCTCTACGAGGTCTGCCGGCGACTGCGCGACGCGATGCTGTCGGGGCCGGGTGTCGCTCTGCGATCGGTGCTTCACGAATGCGATGTGAGGGCCGCCGACCGCTTCCACGGAGTGATCATGAACGGGGTGATCGGCCCTTCGACCGAGCTCTTCCGCGAGGTCGTCAGCCGAGGTGTCGGCCGTGGTGAGGTGCGCCCGGAGGCGGCCAACGACATGACGTTCGACGTGATCCCGGCCATGATGATGTACCGGACCAAGGTGTGCGGCAGCGAATGGCCGGACGAGGAGATCGCCCGGATGATCGACACGGTCATGATGCCGATACTCCGCTCCGGCCACCGCTGA
- a CDS encoding ribonuclease HII, whose amino-acid sequence MPYEPPTHTVERSLRATTGARTVAGVDEVGRGAWAGPVTVCAAVTGLRRPPEGLTDSKLMSPKRRAELAPLLEDWVTAYGLGHASPQEIDELGMTAALRLAAVRALECLPVRPDAVILDGKHDYLGEPYQVRTVIKGDQSCIAVAAASVIAKVHRDTMMAELGAESGEYTDFAFGANAGYPSPVHRAALEKQGPTPHHRLSWSYLDALPRWQHLKKVRFSAEAAALESGGQLGFDF is encoded by the coding sequence ATGCCGTACGAACCACCCACGCACACCGTCGAGCGCTCACTGCGCGCTACCACCGGTGCCAGGACCGTCGCCGGTGTCGACGAGGTCGGACGCGGAGCGTGGGCCGGCCCCGTCACCGTCTGCGCTGCCGTCACCGGGCTTCGCCGACCCCCGGAGGGGCTCACGGACTCGAAGCTGATGAGTCCCAAGCGCCGTGCCGAGCTGGCTCCGCTGCTGGAGGACTGGGTCACCGCCTACGGGCTGGGACACGCCTCGCCGCAGGAGATCGACGAGCTCGGTATGACCGCGGCGCTCCGGCTGGCGGCGGTGAGGGCCCTCGAGTGCCTGCCCGTGCGGCCGGACGCCGTGATCCTCGACGGCAAGCACGACTACCTGGGCGAGCCCTACCAGGTCCGCACCGTGATCAAGGGCGACCAGTCCTGTATCGCGGTCGCTGCGGCTTCGGTGATCGCGAAGGTCCACCGGGACACGATGATGGCCGAACTGGGCGCGGAATCAGGGGAGTACACAGACTTCGCCTTCGGCGCCAACGCGGGATATCCGTCGCCGGTGCACAGGGCCGCACTGGAGAAGCAGGGGCCAACGCCCCATCACCGCCTCTCCTGGTCCTATCTTGATGCGTTGCCCAGGTGGCAGCACCTGAAGAAGGTCCGATTCTCCGCCGAGGCGGCTGCACTGGAAAGCGGGGGCCAGCTCGGCTTCGACTTCTGA
- a CDS encoding RecQ family ATP-dependent DNA helicase, with translation MDNLELRAEADAVLAELVGAPEGSARLREDQWQAVAALVQERRRALVVQRTGWGKSAVYFVATALLRRRGSGPTVIISPLLALMRNQVESAARAGIQARTINSANPEEWETIYQEVERGETDVLLVSPERLNSVDFRDQVLPKLAATTGLLVVDEAHCISDWGHDFRPDYRRLRAMLAELPAGVPVLATTATANARVTADVAEQLGTGAGEALVLRGPLERESLRLGVVQLPDAAHRLAWLAEHLDDLQGSGIIYTLTVAAAEEATAFLRQRGFRVASYTGKTENADRLQAEVDLQENRVKALVATSALGMGYDKPDLGFVVHLGSPSSPIAYYQQVGRAGRGVAHADVLLLPGKEDEAIWRYFADTAFPPEVQVRQTLSALAGAGRPLSVPALEAAVELRRSRLESMLKVLDVDGAVKRVKGGWTATGAEWVYEAERYAWVAKQRAAEQQAMRDYANTSLCRMEFLRRQLDDEGAAPCGRCDNCAGPWADTSVSTEALTGAAKELDRPGVEVEPRRMWPTGMPALGIELKGRIPVKEQCSTGRALGRLSDIGWGNRLRPLLAENAPDGPVPDDVLQAAVAVLADWARSPGGWAAQGPDASARPVGVVAVPSVARPQLVGSLAQGIATIGRLPFLGTLAYTGPSGAHAARRSNSAQRLRALSGAFVVPADLAEALAGTPGPVLLVDDSTDSGWTLAVTARLLRQAGSEQVLPLVLAAAG, from the coding sequence ATGGACAACCTGGAACTCCGCGCTGAAGCCGATGCCGTCCTCGCTGAGCTCGTCGGTGCCCCCGAGGGCTCGGCGCGGCTGCGGGAGGACCAGTGGCAGGCGGTGGCGGCCCTGGTGCAGGAGCGTCGGCGCGCGCTCGTGGTGCAGCGCACCGGCTGGGGCAAGTCGGCGGTGTACTTCGTCGCCACCGCGTTGCTGCGCCGGCGTGGCTCCGGCCCGACGGTGATCATCTCGCCGCTGCTGGCGCTGATGCGCAACCAGGTCGAGTCGGCGGCGCGGGCCGGTATCCAGGCGCGCACCATCAACTCGGCCAACCCGGAGGAGTGGGAGACGATCTACCAGGAGGTCGAGCGCGGCGAGACCGACGTCCTCCTTGTCAGTCCGGAGCGCCTCAACTCCGTTGATTTCCGTGATCAGGTGCTGCCGAAGCTCGCGGCCACGACCGGTCTGCTGGTGGTCGACGAGGCGCACTGTATTTCCGACTGGGGACACGACTTCCGGCCCGACTACCGCCGGCTGCGGGCGATGCTGGCCGAGCTGCCCGCCGGAGTGCCGGTGCTGGCCACCACCGCGACCGCCAACGCGCGCGTGACCGCGGACGTGGCCGAACAGCTGGGCACCGGCGCGGGCGAGGCCCTCGTGCTCCGCGGTCCGCTGGAGAGGGAAAGCCTACGGCTCGGTGTCGTCCAGCTGCCGGACGCCGCGCACCGCCTGGCCTGGCTCGCCGAGCACCTGGACGACCTGCAGGGCTCGGGGATCATCTACACCCTCACCGTTGCCGCGGCCGAGGAGGCCACCGCCTTCCTGCGCCAGCGCGGCTTCCGCGTGGCCTCGTACACGGGGAAGACGGAGAACGCGGACCGGCTGCAGGCCGAGGTCGACCTGCAGGAGAACCGGGTGAAGGCGCTGGTCGCGACGTCGGCGCTGGGTATGGGCTACGACAAGCCGGACCTGGGGTTCGTGGTGCATCTCGGTTCGCCCTCCTCGCCCATTGCCTACTACCAGCAGGTCGGGCGTGCGGGGCGTGGTGTGGCCCACGCCGATGTGCTGCTGCTGCCGGGCAAGGAGGACGAGGCCATCTGGCGCTACTTCGCCGACACGGCGTTCCCGCCCGAGGTGCAGGTGCGCCAGACCCTCTCCGCCCTGGCCGGTGCGGGACGGCCGCTGTCGGTGCCGGCCCTGGAGGCGGCGGTGGAACTCCGGCGCAGCCGGCTGGAGTCGATGCTGAAGGTGCTGGATGTCGACGGCGCGGTCAAGCGGGTCAAGGGCGGCTGGACGGCCACGGGGGCCGAGTGGGTGTACGAGGCGGAGCGCTACGCGTGGGTCGCCAAGCAGCGGGCGGCCGAGCAGCAGGCCATGCGCGACTACGCGAACACGTCCCTGTGCCGGATGGAGTTCCTGCGCCGGCAGCTGGACGACGAGGGCGCGGCTCCGTGCGGCCGTTGCGACAACTGCGCCGGGCCGTGGGCCGATACCTCCGTCTCGACGGAGGCTTTGACGGGCGCGGCGAAGGAACTGGACCGCCCCGGAGTGGAGGTCGAGCCGCGCCGGATGTGGCCGACGGGGATGCCCGCACTGGGCATCGAACTCAAGGGACGCATCCCGGTCAAGGAGCAGTGCTCCACCGGGCGTGCCCTGGGGCGGCTCTCGGACATCGGCTGGGGCAACAGGCTGCGCCCGCTGCTGGCCGAGAACGCGCCCGACGGGCCGGTGCCGGACGACGTGCTGCAGGCGGCGGTGGCGGTCCTCGCCGACTGGGCGCGCTCTCCGGGTGGTTGGGCGGCGCAGGGCCCGGACGCCTCCGCCCGGCCGGTCGGCGTCGTTGCCGTACCGTCCGTGGCCCGCCCACAACTGGTCGGTTCCCTCGCCCAGGGCATCGCGACCATCGGGCGCCTCCCCTTCCTGGGGACTCTGGCGTACACGGGGCCGAGCGGCGCGCACGCGGCACGCCGCAGCAACTCCGCCCAGCGTCTGAGGGCCCTGTCCGGAGCCTTCGTCGTCCCGGCGGACCTGGCCGAGGCTCTCGCGGGGACTCCCGGCCCCGTCCTCCTCGTCGACGACTCCACCGACTCCGGCTGGACCCTCGCGGTCACTGCCCGCCTGCTCCGCCAGGCAGGCAGCGAACAGGTTCTTCCCCTGGTGCTGGCCGCGGCGGGCTGA
- a CDS encoding cold-shock protein gives MVAGRVVRFDSVRGYGFIAPESGGDDVFLHVNDMQVPEEYVRPGVKVEFEIENGERGPKASAVRLAPGTEGKPAAAPYDDSLCDVLSTEEFIREVTEVLLASAPSLTGEQILQTRAGLARFAKSHSWTEG, from the coding sequence ATGGTTGCTGGTCGTGTGGTGCGTTTCGACAGTGTGCGGGGTTATGGATTCATCGCTCCGGAGAGCGGCGGGGACGACGTGTTCCTGCATGTGAACGACATGCAGGTGCCCGAGGAGTACGTACGCCCCGGAGTGAAGGTCGAGTTCGAGATCGAGAACGGCGAGCGCGGGCCGAAGGCATCGGCGGTCCGTCTTGCCCCGGGAACCGAAGGCAAGCCGGCGGCGGCCCCGTACGACGATTCCCTGTGCGACGTACTGAGCACCGAGGAGTTCATTCGGGAGGTCACCGAGGTCCTGCTGGCGTCGGCCCCGTCGCTCACCGGTGAGCAGATCCTGCAGACCCGCGCCGGACTGGCCCGTTTCGCGAAGAGCCACAGCTGGACAGAGGGCTGA